The sequence below is a genomic window from Paenibacillus sp. DCT19.
GAACGATGGGCGCAACGTAGGAAGTGGTACAACACATCAGTTTCGAGCAGAGTTTGGTTCACTTCATGCTGCATTTCATCAAAGTCTAGGAATAAAGTGAAGGTGATCCCTCTTGCAAAATCATAAACGTCATATCAGACGCACCATCACCATCTTGATTGGAACCGTTGCAGTGTTGGCGGGTGCATGGGCTGTCTTTCAGGGGCTCTCACCGTCGCAGACACAACGATCAGGTTCAATTGAGGTAGGTGCCACCGCCCCGGACTTCACAGCACCTAATTCAGTGGGTGAACAGGTTTCACTGTCCGATTATCGAGGCAAAGTAGTTATGATTAACTTCTGGGCGTCATGGTGCACACCCTGTGTAAGGGAAATGCCTTTGCTGCACGAGACCGCAGAGAAGCATCAAGAAGATGTGGAGACACTATTCGTGAATGTTGGCGAGTCGAAGGGGACTATTCAAGAATTTATGAATGAACAGCAATTCAATTTTCCTGTAATCGTTGATGTGACTGGCAAAATATCAAGTATGTATCGTATCACTGGTCTACCAGCAACGATGGTTATTGATCGTGAAGGCATGTTTAGCCACATTTTACACGGTGAGCTCACGAATGATACACCACTTGCGCATTGGCTGGAGGATGCAAAATAAACTTAAATAAATCAGGAATACTCAGAAAGAGCCTTGGAAACGAGGTTCTTTTTTGGTCATATTGTTTAATATGGAGAAAAGGATGGTAATAATCACCTGTATTAGCTGCGTTGTTCATATGCTACAATTCTCAGATATGCCAATTATTATCCATTATTAAGGTATATGAATACGAATAGAAACGGCAGATGAAGTATGAACAAAGCAATGATTAAAAGGTATTGGGTGTTTGTCGCCATACTAATAGTAGTGTTCTTTTATTACGAGCATCGATTAAACGTAGCCCAAAAAAACGAAGATGTCCTACTGGAGTTATACCAATCCAAGAATAATAGTGGTTACATCACTTTTCTCAAAGAAGGCCATTCTTTCAAGCCACTGGCACATACACTTGAAGAACTTAGTCAGGTGACGAATGAGGTGCAGCCAGCCAAAGTTCAGAAGTTGCTTGATCAAGCGAAGGTACAGGGGAAAGATGCGACCCAGTATCTAACGACTCTTATTGAGTTCAGTGATGATTACATATCTACATCTAAACCTCGGTATATGTACGAGTACGATTACTCTGTCATGACATCAGCGAAACAGAAGGAGGTGTATCAGCTCGCCTACCGTAGTGATCTATATGGACTAATGTATGGAATCAGTTATCACTATTGGAAGGACAAACCGAAATTAATCCCTCAGGAAACCCAAACGGTACTTGCGTCGATTGCTAAAGAACTGCATGCATTGGATGAAACACTCTCATTTTACAAGACAAGTGCAGATCGTCAGTTACAATGGGGGATGAGAGAAGTATGGAGCAGCTTAAATCCATCATTCTAAATGAAGTGAAGCTTCATTTCAATAAAATTGTGGAGATCAAAAGCGAAATGAATCTTTAACCTACGCTGAACCATTCCAATCGTACGCATGTTACGATAAACAAAATAATCCATCCCCAGAGTACTAATAAACGAATTGCTCGTGGAATGACTAAATACTCCGAATACAATTTTGTGAAAAATTTTCGCATGGTTAAGCCCCTTTATAGGATCAAATTTAACAAAATTTTACCACGCGAGGGAATAATGTAAAAGGTTAACTTAACTGACTTCATAATGTATTTTGTTGCCCGTATACGAACCCTTCATATAGGTCAGATTAACTTTACTTGAACCATTTGTTCAGCGAAGGTGTAGGAGTGTAGTTGTTAACATACGACAAGCTTTTGAAAACAATAAATACTTAAAATTTTATTTTCTCAATATAAAATAATATGTATAATGGGCAATACGTCTGACAAAAAAGTGTAACACTGACACCAACTCCAAAGAATAATCATGATGATTCGGAGGAGACCGAGAAGAGGAGGACATATGAAAACAACGAAGGTCTCATTTTTTGTACTTACCCTGGTTTTGCTCCTGGTGACGGGGTTATCTGGATGGGCAGGGGAGCATCTGCAACAGAAGCGAATTCAGGCAAAACGTATGTCATCGGTACGGACATTACATTTGCTCCATTTGAGTTTGAGGATGCGAATGGTAATTTTGTAGGTATTGACATGGATCTAATGGACGCCATTGCCAAAGATCAGAATTTCAAGTATGAAATTAAAGCCCTCGGTTTCAACGCTGCCGTTCAAGCGCTTGAGGCGAATCAAGTCGATGGCGTAATTGCAGGGATGAGCATCACGGATGAGAGAAAGAAGGTATTCGATTTCTCGGAAGCTTATTATCCATCCGGTGTTGTTATGGGGATTAGTGCCAACAACGATACAGTGAAGAGCTATGAAGATCTCCGAGGACAAAAGGTTGCTGTCAAAACAGGAACGGCTGGGTACACATTTGCTGAATCCATTGCCTCCGAGTATGGCTTTACCATTGTGCCTTTTGAAGATTCCGCACAAATGTATCTTGACGTTATAACAGGCAATTCTATTGCGTGTTTTGAAGATCAACCCGTTCTAGCTTATGGCGTCAAACAAAACAATGGTTTGAAAATTGTAACTGAGAAAGAAGACGGAGACTCTTACGGATTTGCGGTAAGTAAGGGGAAGAATCAAGAGTTGCTTCAGAAGTTTGATGCAGGACTCGTAAACATTAAGGCAAGTGGTGAGTATGATCGAATTTTGGAAAAATATGTTGGGGAAAATGCCCCAACTGCTGCACAAAGTAGTCGGTGGGAGAACATTCAGAATTCACTTCCAGCTCTGTTTAAAGGGTTAGGAAATACATTATTGTACACGGTAGTATCGTTGTTCTTTGCCTTTATTATTGGTCTGATCTTTGGATTTATGAAGGTAGGACAGAATAAGATCCTTCGTGGAATTGCAACAGTTTTTGTTGATGTGTTCCGTGGTATTCCATTGATTGTACTTGCGTTCTTTATTTATTTCGGTATTCCACAAGCAATGGGCTTCACCATGCCACTGTTCTTGGCAGCGATTTTAACACTAAGTTTGAATGCCGGAGCTTACGTAACCGAAATTATTCGGGGCGGGATTCAATCCATTGATCCAGGACAGCTGGAAGCAGCTCGTTCATTAGGCTTACCTTATCGTAAGGCTATGATGAAGATTGTTATTCCACAAGCGATTCGAGTGATGATTCCTTCATTTATCAATCAGATGGTAATCACATTGAAAGATACGTCGATCTTGTCTGTTATCGGTCTTGTAGAGCTGACTCAATCAGGTAAGATTGTAATCGCCAGAACGTTTACCTCTTTCGACATTTGGTTAACGGTTGCGGTTATGTATCTGATTGTTATTATCACATTGACCAAAGTTGCTGACTATCTGGAGGTGAGGGTTCGCCGTGGGTAAAATTAAAGTTGAAGGATTGAAGAAAAGCTTCGGAACGAATCATGTTCTGAAAGGAATTGATATGTCCGTCAATGAGGGTGAAGTTGTCTGCGTCATTGGACCCTCTGGATCAGGCAAAAGTACGTTTTTGCGTTGCATTAACCAACTTGAAGAAATAACTGAGGGTCGAGTGATTGTGGATGATCAGGATCTGAATGATTCCAAAACAAACATTAATAAAGCGCGTGAAAATATCGGCATGGTGTTTCAGCACTTTAACTTGTTCCCTCACTTTAATGTACTGAAAAATATTACGTTTGCACCAAGAGAACTTGGTTTGTTAAATGAAGCGCAGGCACGCGAGACTGCTCTGAAGTTATTAGACCGTGTAGGGTTATCGGATAAAGCAAACAGCTTTCCAAGCCAGCTCTCAGGAGGTCAGAAGCAACGGGTGGCCATCGCTCGTGCACTTGCGATGACGCCAGACGTGATGTTGTTCGATGAACCAACCTCTGCGCTTGACCCTGAGATGGTTGGTGAGGTGCTTGGTGTAATGAAGGATCTCGCTCGTGAAGGTATGACGATGATGATTGTCACACATGAGATGGGATTCGCACGTGAGGTGGCCGATCGGGTGATCTTCATGGATGGTGGATACATCGTAGAAGAAGGAAGCCCTGAAGAAGTATTTGGGAATCCTAAGAATGAACGTACCATCAGCTTCTTGGAAAAAGTACTCTAATAGAGGTTGTTCAAAAAGTCTGCTTTTGATTACGAAAGATGCTCAAGCGGCATCTTTTTGAACAGGACTAATATGATAATGCTAAACCTTCAAGACATTGCTCTTGAAGGTTTTTTAATATGAAGATAACATAATGAAGGATGGGAGGCGCAGATCAGATGAACTTATTTTATATCCAATCAACCATACGCGGAATGAGCTATGTAGCCTCATTTCTAGAGGATAACTTTATTGGGTTGACATGGCCTGGCACAGGAGATTTGGGAGAAATGTCACCAGAAGAATGGAAAGAGCAATTGAGGGAACATTACAGGTTGGAAGAGACGGAGCTTGCACATGTAATCAAGGATTTTCATACATTTGTACATACCATGCAAGATGGAGACTACGTCGTTATGAAGGATGATGAGTGGGCGTATGTAGGAGATCTGGGCGATTATTATTACGATGATTCCTTAGGGACAGAAGAAGATCTCATATGCCATCGAAGAGGTGTTACCTGGCTAGGACGTATTCCCTTGGAGGATTTAAACGACAAAGTACAAGCCTTCATTCATCAGCCTGCTACGCTGGCTCAATTTGAACATCCGATTTCACAAGCACAGTTGGACCGTCATCTTGCAGACATAAATGAAGCACCGGAAGGAGTGCAAGCGTCGAATTCCCCGTCTAACAAGGTGGATAAAGCAACGATTGAAGCGGCTCTGCATGTGTTAAGACAAGCGTTAGACAGTGAGGATATTAACATACGTGTTCGCGCCGCGGAGGCAATCTTACAATATGCCAGGTCGTAATTGATTAAACTTGTACCGGATGAATGACTATGGTCGTTTGGCGTGGTTAAGTGTAACTATACTGTGGTTCATTGCGTTTATACTTGTAGTTATGAGATATTACGTGCATCCTTATCCCTAACGTACAAGGAGAACCGCATTTCATGAAGAAACTTTCTCGTGGTATTTTATCTATCTGTGTAAGTGGAGTCGTACTTCTGTCAGCATGTGGGCATACAGATGCCCCTGATCGTACGACAATCCGTGAAGCAACCGATGAATCGAGTCCCAATACTAATCAGGCACCATCTACTCAGGAGGAGCAGACGAATTCAATCTCGGCATCCACTGATGCCATCTCTGATTCGGAGCAATTGATTGATCCAGCGCACAAGCAAATTAAAGAGATTACCGCGGATGACTTTAAGCAAGGTGTATTCATCGATTTTGATCAGTATAAACAAAGCTTCTTCGACGATGAGATCATATCCAAATTTAAGGGGAATATCGAAGCCGTAGTGGAGAATAATCCAGAGAAGTTTAAGGAGAACCTGAATAAGGACTCCGCAGCAACCAATAAGTATCATTTCTACTACACAAGCGAGAGCGAAGAAGGGCAAGAATTTATGTTTTACGATTTAGATATAATTGAGAAAATAAACATCAATAAGCGCGAACAGATTCGGGTAGGTGTGCGATTTGCTCAAAAGAGTCCGGATGGACGTGTCGACAACACAGGAATCACTTACTTTTTCACGAAGAACCAAGATGGTGAATGGGGTATTGAGAATATAGACTAATAGAGACCATGAAATGATTCATGGTCTCACAATGGCGTTTTCATGATAGAAGGAACAATTGGTCTTGATGCTTGATGACGTTCACCTCAACCTTTGACTGCACCAGCCGTCAATCCGCTGACAATATACTTCTGACCAAATAGATACAATATAAATACAGGTAGTGAAGTAAGCACAAGGTTGGCAAAAATTAAATTCCAATCCCGGCTGTACTTGCCGTAAAAGTTATAAATGGATAGCGGCATCGTCCACGTTGAGCTGTCTGTCAGGAAGTATACAGGAATGGTGATATCATTCCACACCGACATAAATACCATAATGGCAACCGTTGCATTAACAGGTAAGATCAGCGGCGTAACAATGCGGAAGAACACACCGAACACACTTGCGCCTTCCAGAAATGCTACCTCGTCCAGCGCTCTTGGAATCGTTTTGATGAAGCCACTGTACAAGAAAACACTAAAGGCTGTATTTAGCGCAGCATAGATTAGAATAACACTTGTGATACTGCCATAGAAGCCTAAGCCCTGCACCACGCGAATCGTTGTGATGATCGACATTGGAGCAATCAGACCCATGAAGAAATACATATAGATCGTGCCTGATAATTTCGTTTCCCGACGAGCTAGAATGAACGCTGCTGCTGAAGAGGCAACGATGTTGATGATAGACGATATACCTGTAATCCAGATGCTGTTGAGAAATGCCCGGGATAGACCACCTTCTTGGAAAACCCGAACATAGTTCGAGAACTGCCATGTGTCAGGCAACCGTAGAGAGAAGCTGAGCACCTCTGCACTGGTTTTGAATGATCCAAGAATCAGGATGACAAGCGGCAACAATACGATCAGGGAGGCCAGAATGAGGAACCCTTCCACGATATAATTGCGGATAGCAAGTTTGCGTGTATAGCCCATCTTATTCCGTAACCTCCTTACGCCGCATGAAAATCAATAGCGGTATAGCGATAATGGTGACAACTACGAACAGTAGCGTGTTCACTGCGGTACCCAGACCCCAGTTACCTTCACCGAAGGAACGTAGAATGATCGTACCTACAACCTGTGATGCATTACCTGGTCCGCCGCCTGTCATGACGTATACCTCGGAGAACACTTTCAGTCCACCAATCAACGTTAGCATCAGGTTAATGTTAATCGCTGGTAGCAGAAGTGGCAGTGTAATTTTGAAAAAACTTCTCCATGAGCTTGCACCATCGATCTTGGCAGCCTCGTAATATTCCTGCGAAATAGACTGTAGACCAGCCAGATAGATGGCCATCTGGAATCCGGCGCTCTGCCAGATTGAGACGATGGCAATCGTCCAGATCACAATGGAGGGGTTGGTTAGCCAGGCTTGGCTTAATGAGTGTAGCCCGACAGCTTCCAGCATCTGATTAATTGTACCTTCGGTGCGAAGCATAGGTGTAAACAGTATGCTGATTACAAGTATGCTAAGTATGGAAGGGGAGTAGAAGATGGCGCGCAGCAGGTTTTTGGTTCGCAATCGCATATTAAGTCCCACAGCGAGCAGTAATCCGATAACGTTTTTGCCGACTACTGTAACGAGGGCAAATATCGCCGTATTTTGCAGAGCTAATATAAGCGTTTTGTCCGAGAAAATTTTCTTGAAGTTATCCCACCCGATGAAGGTTAGCTCCAGTCGATCCAGTCGCCAGTCCGTGAAGGAATAATAGAATCCCGCAATGGCAGGCACCACGAAAAAGACAGAGTAGATGATCAGTGCGGGAAATATCATGTAGTACGAATATAGGTTTTTGGTTCTTTTCATATCTCACGCTCCGTTATAGCAGGCAGTATAACTTATAATCGATTTCATTCGACCAAGTCATACTGCCCTGTATTTCAACAATGATGTTTTCCTTAGAATCCAGCTACACCTTTATCCTGCATCAATTGGCTGAATTTCTCATCCCAGGATTTCAATACTTCTTCCGGCGTTAAACCACCTGCGAATTGATCCTGTAACAAACGGTACAGTTCGCTGCGATCCACTAACATGAATGCATCTGTCGTCAGGACTGTTTTCTTCGGCGTAATATAGTTGTCTACGATATCTTGTTTGTATGCCGGCAGCTCCGGCGTTGTCACATCATTGAAGTTCGATACATAGCCTTTGGAATCTACAATCCGTTGGGCTACATCCTTAGAAGCGATAAAGTCGAGGAACTGTTTGGCCTCTTCCAGATGCTTGGATTTCTTCGGAATAAACAACTGTCCACCGAGTGGACTTGCCCCCAGACTTGCCTCCTCAGTCGACGGAATAGGGAATACACCCAGCTCCATACTTGGATCCTGCTCGGCAACACCTTCAATCAACCAATCACCCATAAACATCATGGCCACTTCTTTGTTCAGGAATTTACCCACGGCCATATCATAGCTGTCACTGAGCACATCGGTGTTGGTGTACCCTTTGGTGTACACTTCGTACTGCTGTTCCAAGAATGTCTTGAATTCTGGAACGTCAGACCACTTCTTCTTGTTACTATTCAGGTCATCAAAAAATGTCGGTTCATTCTTCGCTACAAAATCCGCAAACGCGGCAGCAGGCCAGATGTTCGCTGCCCATGCATCTTTGTAAGGCATGAATACTGGCGTTATGCCGCTAGCTTTGATCTTCTCGCAGACCGCCAAAAACTGCTCATAGTTGGTTGGGATCGTTAAACCGAGTTCTTCAAAAATCTGTTTGTTATAAACGACGCCTTGCATCCCCGTATCTTGGCTGACATGGAAACTGTAGATGTGACCACCAGCCGAAAGTACGTCCTTATTCACAATACGACTCGCCCAAGGTTCGTCATCCAGAATCTCAAAGTTACGTTCAAGGTTGAGATCCGTAACTGCACTGGCAAGATTGTACTGGATGATATCAGGCGTTTCGTCTACCGCAAGCTTCGTCTGAAGTACAGTAGTTGTCTGCTCGGCAGGAATTAACTGCAGATTGACCTTTACATTAGTCTGCTTCTCGAACTCATCGAGGATATCTTGCTGAATAAAAGCTGAATCCTGAGAACTCTTAGAAATGGCTAATTCCAATGTGACCTTGGCTTTATTGTCCCCGCCTGTCGAACTGCCAGTGCTGGAATCACCTGCACCACAAGCTGTTAATGAGATGGTTAGTAGACTAGCCAGCACCACCGTAGCAACCTTTTTTTGTTTAAGTATCTTCAATGTGAATCCCCCTCTATAACATGTGATTGAATCCGTTTACATTCCCGATTATAAATTTTTCCTCATCCAAGGTACATGTCTGTGCTTGAAGGTTGATGTGTAATATCCTGAACTTGAAATCGCTATCATTTCATATAATCCCATGATACAGTTATGGATGACTAATAGAATAGACATCTTGATGCGAAAGGAGACTCCCTATGAAAATGACGAAATTCATACATAGATCCACGCAATTCAGTTTACAAACCAAGGTTTTTTTGACCTTTTTGGCATTACTTTTGTTTGTTTTATGTTGTTTTCTCGTGTACGTCAATGTCGTCGTTATTCGTCCGCTCAAACAAAAAACAGTGCAGGATACACTAGTGACTACAACAAAAGTGAGAGAACAAGTAGATCTATACTTGGATCAACAGAACCAGCTCTCCCAGCGGCTTTTGTCGAGCAAAGACATCTTTACCACGATGGACAAGAGTTCTTCTGCACATAGTGATTACGAGCGGCTAAAACAAATTCGCAAGCTGAAGGACATTATTTTCCAAGCGATTGGACCAAGCATGAATATTAAGGATATGTCCATTTATGACAAGCAAGGTATACTTCTTACTTCGTATTTAGGAGCAGGTCAACCACCCGTTTCTATTCACACATTGTTAGGAGATAGTAAGGTTGGGCGAGAATGGGCAGGGAACGGTTTTATTCTACTGAGGCAGGGAGATATCATATCTTTTGTACGAACGGTGAATGATCAGAATGGTAAAGTGTACGGTTATCTATCCATCCAGATGGATCAAATGGTAATTCAGAACCTGACCGAAGGAATTACAGCCGGCGAAGTTTATATTTTGAACCAACAGGGAGAGCAGATGACAGGTACTGATCTTGGCATAAAAGCGAAGCAATGGACGATACCTCCATTGGAGGAAGGTCTGGAAGTCGATGAACATAACAATTACGTTACCTACTCCACATCTTCTAGTACCGGATGGGTTACGTATATCGTTACGCCTAGCAAGTCGGTGTTAGGCTCGATCCAGAAGGTTCAGACGATTTCCATTTTGCTGATTACAGCACTCATGCTCATTTCTTTCGTCTATATTTACTTATCTACTCGTAATCTGTTGCTTCCAATTCGTAAACTTCGCAGTCAAATTTGGCGCATCAACTACAGTAATCTCAACCTGAAGGTCGATGATCGGCCGAAAAACAATGATCTCTTATTGCTGAACGAAGCATTCCAGGATCTAATGGAACGACTGCAACAATCTATCGATCGGGAGAAAACGGCGCTACATGAAGAGGTAAAAGCAAGAAATTCAGCACTGCAGGCTCAGATAGCGCCTCACTTTATCCATAATGTTCTTTATTTGATCAGCATTGCTGCTCAAGAGGGTAAAACCAAAGTGGTGTCGGATATGTGCAAGCATCTCTCGGAGAGCCTACGTTATATCGTTTCTTCTCCTTACGCGCATGTGACTTTATCTGAAGAGCTTGAGCATACGAGACATTATCTATCACTTGTGCAGCAAAATATGAAGACGATCTGGAATGGGATATCCATGCAGATCCATTAGCGAAGGAAGTTCGTTTACCACGCCTGGTGATTCAGCCTTTTGTAGAGAATTGCATTGAACATGCATTTTGCAATACATCTCCGCCGTGGCATATCCAGATTACCGTGAAGCAATATAACGGATTATGGGCGCTTGAGATTAGAGACAATGGAGAGGGCTTTTCTGCTGAGAAGATTCAAGAGATTCTAGCGAATATTCAGCATTCCCGCTCAGGGGCAAACATGATGAACAATCAAGAGACGGCACTGGGCAATATGGGGATTGTCAACAGCGTTAATCGGCTCAAACTGATGTATAGCAACCGGCTATTTTTTAATATATTCAATAATCAAGGCCATGGAGCAAAAGGAGCAACGATTCAAATCATCGGCTCGTTAACCGAGGATTTTTATTAAATGGGGAGGGCAGATAACCATGTATAATGTCATGATTGTCGAGGATAGTAAACCGATATTGCGTAATATCAGATCACATTTGGATACATTGAATTTGCCGCTTCGAGTAACGGCTACGGCAACTAACGGAGAGGAGGCACTGGCAATCATTCGGCAGGAACCAATTCATCTGTTGTTAACGGATATCAGAATGCCTAAGATGGATGGCTTAACGTTAATTGAACAAGCCAAGCTTACGAACCCCTATCTCAAGGTAGTGCTGATCAGCGGTTATAGTGATTTTGAATATACACGC
It includes:
- a CDS encoding redoxin domain-containing protein, translated to MQNHKRHIRRTITILIGTVAVLAGAWAVFQGLSPSQTQRSGSIEVGATAPDFTAPNSVGEQVSLSDYRGKVVMINFWASWCTPCVREMPLLHETAEKHQEDVETLFVNVGESKGTIQEFMNEQQFNFPVIVDVTGKISSMYRITGLPATMVIDREGMFSHILHGELTNDTPLAHWLEDAK
- a CDS encoding amino acid ABC transporter substrate-binding protein/permease — encoded protein: MGRGASATEANSGKTYVIGTDITFAPFEFEDANGNFVGIDMDLMDAIAKDQNFKYEIKALGFNAAVQALEANQVDGVIAGMSITDERKKVFDFSEAYYPSGVVMGISANNDTVKSYEDLRGQKVAVKTGTAGYTFAESIASEYGFTIVPFEDSAQMYLDVITGNSIACFEDQPVLAYGVKQNNGLKIVTEKEDGDSYGFAVSKGKNQELLQKFDAGLVNIKASGEYDRILEKYVGENAPTAAQSSRWENIQNSLPALFKGLGNTLLYTVVSLFFAFIIGLIFGFMKVGQNKILRGIATVFVDVFRGIPLIVLAFFIYFGIPQAMGFTMPLFLAAILTLSLNAGAYVTEIIRGGIQSIDPGQLEAARSLGLPYRKAMMKIVIPQAIRVMIPSFINQMVITLKDTSILSVIGLVELTQSGKIVIARTFTSFDIWLTVAVMYLIVIITLTKVADYLEVRVRRG
- a CDS encoding amino acid ABC transporter ATP-binding protein encodes the protein MGKIKVEGLKKSFGTNHVLKGIDMSVNEGEVVCVIGPSGSGKSTFLRCINQLEEITEGRVIVDDQDLNDSKTNINKARENIGMVFQHFNLFPHFNVLKNITFAPRELGLLNEAQARETALKLLDRVGLSDKANSFPSQLSGGQKQRVAIARALAMTPDVMLFDEPTSALDPEMVGEVLGVMKDLAREGMTMMIVTHEMGFAREVADRVIFMDGGYIVEEGSPEEVFGNPKNERTISFLEKVL
- a CDS encoding carbohydrate ABC transporter permease, which produces MGYTRKLAIRNYIVEGFLILASLIVLLPLVILILGSFKTSAEVLSFSLRLPDTWQFSNYVRVFQEGGLSRAFLNSIWITGISSIINIVASSAAAFILARRETKLSGTIYMYFFMGLIAPMSIITTIRVVQGLGFYGSITSVILIYAALNTAFSVFLYSGFIKTIPRALDEVAFLEGASVFGVFFRIVTPLILPVNATVAIMVFMSVWNDITIPVYFLTDSSTWTMPLSIYNFYGKYSRDWNLIFANLVLTSLPVFILYLFGQKYIVSGLTAGAVKG
- a CDS encoding carbohydrate ABC transporter permease, which gives rise to MKRTKNLYSYYMIFPALIIYSVFFVVPAIAGFYYSFTDWRLDRLELTFIGWDNFKKIFSDKTLILALQNTAIFALVTVVGKNVIGLLLAVGLNMRLRTKNLLRAIFYSPSILSILVISILFTPMLRTEGTINQMLEAVGLHSLSQAWLTNPSIVIWTIAIVSIWQSAGFQMAIYLAGLQSISQEYYEAAKIDGASSWRSFFKITLPLLLPAININLMLTLIGGLKVFSEVYVMTGGGPGNASQVVGTIILRSFGEGNWGLGTAVNTLLFVVVTIIAIPLLIFMRRKEVTE
- a CDS encoding ABC transporter substrate-binding protein, coding for MKILKQKKVATVVLASLLTISLTACGAGDSSTGSSTGGDNKAKVTLELAISKSSQDSAFIQQDILDEFEKQTNVKVNLQLIPAEQTTTVLQTKLAVDETPDIIQYNLASAVTDLNLERNFEILDDEPWASRIVNKDVLSAGGHIYSFHVSQDTGMQGVVYNKQIFEELGLTIPTNYEQFLAVCEKIKASGITPVFMPYKDAWAANIWPAAAFADFVAKNEPTFFDDLNSNKKKWSDVPEFKTFLEQQYEVYTKGYTNTDVLSDSYDMAVGKFLNKEVAMMFMGDWLIEGVAEQDPSMELGVFPIPSTEEASLGASPLGGQLFIPKKSKHLEEAKQFLDFIASKDVAQRIVDSKGYVSNFNDVTTPELPAYKQDIVDNYITPKKTVLTTDAFMLVDRSELYRLLQDQFAGGLTPEEVLKSWDEKFSQLMQDKGVAGF
- a CDS encoding sensor histidine kinase yields the protein MKMTKFIHRSTQFSLQTKVFLTFLALLLFVLCCFLVYVNVVVIRPLKQKTVQDTLVTTTKVREQVDLYLDQQNQLSQRLLSSKDIFTTMDKSSSAHSDYERLKQIRKLKDIIFQAIGPSMNIKDMSIYDKQGILLTSYLGAGQPPVSIHTLLGDSKVGREWAGNGFILLRQGDIISFVRTVNDQNGKVYGYLSIQMDQMVIQNLTEGITAGEVYILNQQGEQMTGTDLGIKAKQWTIPPLEEGLEVDEHNNYVTYSTSSSTGWVTYIVTPSKSVLGSIQKVQTISILLITALMLISFVYIYLSTRNLLLPIRKLRSQIWRINYSNLNLKVDDRPKNNDLLLLNEAFQDLMERLQQSIDREKTALHEEVKARNSALQAQIAPHFIHNVLYLISIAAQEGKTKVVSDMCKHLSESLRYIVSSPYAHVTLSEELEHTRHYLSLVQQNMKTIWNGISMQIH
- a CDS encoding sensor histidine kinase; the protein is MIQPFVENCIEHAFCNTSPPWHIQITVKQYNGLWALEIRDNGEGFSAEKIQEILANIQHSRSGANMMNNQETALGNMGIVNSVNRLKLMYSNRLFFNIFNNQGHGAKGATIQIIGSLTEDFY